In Bombus huntii isolate Logan2020A chromosome 11, iyBomHunt1.1, whole genome shotgun sequence, the sequence GTCTTTCATTGGATTACAGAAACAAATGATACACGTCAGAAATGCACAGTAATTCTTGGATTATAGCAACTATTGAACGATTTGTTGCTCCGAAACTGTGCGATTAGAGGTTTTCgtgttttcttatttatcaGTCGTACGTAGAGAGATCCGTGAAAAGGTGAGAGGAGATCCCTGGTGAGTAAGGATGAGATATAAAGGTTACAAGTTTTATGGGATGTTCCCTATagtgtaaatataaaatcgaaAAGTATGGTTGTTTTCACGTTCGTCTGATAAATCTGATAAAATCAACGATAAAAGGTAAGCTATATTCCTGAGTGATAGATTAAGTACAGCAAAGACGAAAGGTAAGATCATAGTCATCTTTTGAAACGCGTTTGTGATGAATTGAAATGTTCGTTCACGAAGTTCGTGAAGTGCAATGCCGACGTGAATTaactaaattattttacaagagGGGCAGCGTCGTTTGAAACGCCTCTCGCTTTTATCTAAGGTCTGCGAATTTCTGATCGATCGCTGGCTGAAATCTTACCGCTAGCTTGACGTTTTTAGTCAATTTTAGTGGACGAATCGTCTGCGGTCTCGACTACAATCTTGTTTTTTCCGTCATCAAACAATTGAAGCGATGtgatttttatatcttaaataattttaattttaatatgttaaaaataCCGTCAGcgaaaaatatatagtttaaagtttcaaatatttcttgcaACTTTTTCTTCGCAAACAGCATTTTTCACCACGACTAATTTCTTTATTACCACAAACGACGTTATATCAAAATTGGACGATCTGTTCGATGAAGCGAATGAATGGGACCAGAGATCTATCTACGTGCTAAGGAAAGCATCTCCTTACTCTTTCCATAAAAAACGGGTATTTCCTAAAAAAAGTCATAAAAGTCGGGCAGTGGTAGTTGTACAATGGttcgagagaaaaaaagataggATCGTAAAAAGACGCGATCGGCCTTGTGACTTGATCAGGCGAAATTCGATTGTCCTCTCGTTTTGGCTCGCGGTTCTTATTGTATACCTAAAGGAAGCGATATGACAAAGTTGGTAAATCATTTCAAAATTATATCTTAAAAGCACAAATTTTTTGATTCATTACTGGATTGCTAACAATGATAAAAATTAGTGTACGACCCTAGCTGCGGCTAGATCAATTAGCGAGGTGAAAATCATAACGGTGTAAGTTTTGAGAATTTGAATTTAGTTACGTATTCCAGTTCTTATTATACCTTTAAGTCAGGTCCTAACTTTACTTTTTGTCACATGGTATTTTTTCATGACTCGAAAAAACATAATCATTTCCTTACAATAATAAACGTAGAACACTAGCTTATGAAAAATAACAGCGGACTAAGTTATACCATCATGATTCTTAGCCAGCCTGGGCGTGGTGATCCTATTTCACGTTTTTACTTTACAAGCTAGTTATATCGCTTCCTTTGAATATACGTCTTCCTTCAAATTTAAAACCTGCTGACCGCTTCGTCGTCAGTCACGAAGTAGTTGGAATTCTTCACAGCCGAGCTGTACATGTTGTAAGTAGGACTACAAACGACGAGTCCGGTCGTGCAACCGCTCAGCTCCTTTTCAGTTGTCACGGAACCGTGTCGCGCGATTGTCGACGTCCTTCTATCTTTCTTCGCCAGAGTCATGCGACAGTCTTCAGGACGCAATGGCATCGATGGATACGTTGGCTGTCTGGCCAACGTCGTCAATGCTCGGTCTCCAGTGTCATTGAAGCTGCGCAAACGTTTGAACGTACGATCGGAGAGGATGTTCAAAGATCGAGGAATCAtgtgaaaattttcattcgttctTTATGAGATGCTACGCGAAGTTTCATATAGTTTTGTAATAGATattgcaaataaatttttatcttctgtaagattatataataaatttgtttgCCTTTTTGTATTACACTGGCTACAGAAAGTATTTGCAGATCATTGTATTTAATGTGGTGCCTAGGTAGTAATTAATTTAGTctaagtatattaaatttgttattatttactataaaaattaaatgtagaACCTGATAAAAAACTGCTTCACTGAAAAATAAGAGTATGTGCAAATACGTTTTGCAGTCACTGTATATTttgagaaatataaaaataccaatGTTAGCAGCAGTGAACATAAGATATAAATGCTTATAATTGCATCATTTAATACCAGCATTGCAAAACCAcgtttttatcaaattttttatagaaattaaaattttatatagaaaagaATTTGGATCAAATAAATGAACGAACTTTCCAAAGCTGTAAAAACTTATTCACATAAGCATCAAATAATGCGCACCAACCAATTCTCTATATAACAATAAACTATTCGCTACTAGAAAATGATATTATggatattaaagatattatagaatattgacaaataaaataaatcaaagctGTTCGCTATTAATGAGCATTAATgaaatatcgatgaatataataatttgtcaATTATAGATACCTATGATGCCTGACGATGCCCCTTTTGATCCTGCAATGTTCATTTCCACCCTGTCCCTCTAATGCTGTCCCATGGGTTTTGCACGCCTCTACTCCCATAGGAACGGGAGAAAGTGATCCAGGTCCGTACGAACTACTGCTCTGTCTCCTATCCAAGATGTGGACAAGCTCCACCGACGGTGTCGGTGAAAAAGTGCCCTAAAGACACCTCACGTCAAACCTTACCCTCCCATTATTTAGCGTAATCTACCAAATTCAAACGCTACCAAATAAAAACCGAAGAAAAATCAGGAAGGTTTTCGCAAAACTCAGAAATCGTTCTTCTCTGGCATCCAGCGGATAGGGACGGGAACAGCTACAGGTAAActacttaaaataaatttcattttaataaaacgtttaattaaacaACAACACAAAAACAATATAGCTCTGTTATAGACACAAAACCAAGGATTTAAATATAGTAGAATCTCGTCTATTCGTACAGGTCGAGGAATAAGATAATTTAGGTAACTGAAAAGTTTCGAGTGGAAGTTCGCTAGCTATTATCTTCATTTCTTCTTATTAGTTTAGATAATAGGAGCTAATGTTccaaattaacaaaattaactCAAAATTAATCAAAACCAAATTACTTTTTCAATCGTGCTATGAATTCATAGTCAACCAATATTACTGCAAATCCTTCAATTAGACtactattattaatattttacaaacaaCAAATTGTCAGCACCGATTCCCTTGCATAATAACGACAAGTTTGGAACAAATCAAATGAAGCTTTATATGtgtacaaattttacaaattacaagccAACTAATCATCCTATTTGTCATAAAACTCTAAAATTATAAGAAGGAAGTTTACGACCTTAAACTTGTCAAACTTACCAATtcactaatattattatctaGTACATCATTATGCAAGACGACTCAAGTGTAAGTTCATATACCTGAAACTGAACATTAACCTTTTCGTATAAACGAAGTGCGAATAAAACGAGGTTCTACTAtgatgaaaaaaaagaaatgattaaATTCACAAGGAGGTGACGCCGAGCTCGCTCACCTGTAACGATGGTCTCCTCAGGGTGCCACCCTCCATACCAACCAGCTTCACACCCTTCACGTTTTTCTTAACGTTGATGGTAGTCAACATATTATCTGGGACACTGAATTCCGTGTTTCCTCTGTCCACGATACTGATCCTCTCGTTTTCTCTCGCTTTATCGTTTAACAAAGATCCATCGTTAGGTTTGGTGTAATGAGGTCCCGGAGTCATAGGGGTAGCTACAGTGGGATTCGTTGGCACGTTCACTATGCTTGCATTGTTATTTGGAGGTATAGTTGGTCGATCAGTTGGTAAGAGCATTTGACCCATGGAACCCCTTAGGTTTCGTACACCTAATATTTGGCCTCTGGACACTTCGTTGCTCTGTATAGGGGCGTACTGATTGGGGGTTGGAGTATGTCTACCGCTGATCGAGCTCGTATGGATGGTGTTTCTTAAGGTTTGAAGATGTTGCAGGCTTTGGTTTGCTTTTTGAACGGCTGATCCGACGCTGTTGACCTTGGTAGTGTCTTTATCGTAAGAATCGGCTGCTATGGTCCCGCTGTCTCCCCGATCAGTCATGTCTTCCACTGAATTGGAAGTAGTGCGGTCGTCGTCGTAGCTGCCGGGTCCGATCCCATCGCACGAGTCCATTCCAGAGGTGGATTTCTGGTCAGACGAAGGTTTTAGGGTAATTTGTATTCTTTTAAGACATATAGGATATCACAAGATATGTGAGATATATTTATAGGGTCGATTCTAGATATTAAAACGATGAGAAACGTGCATGTACAAAAATGTCGTTTGGGGTTTATTTTGCAAGTTAATTGTTAGACATTTAGTAACTGTTGCATTTTCGTGTCtaaaatgtatatgtaaaatatcgttGTAATGATACTGAGGATTTGAAAGACTCACATTGACAGAGGAAGTATCCATTAGAGCGGCACCAGAGCTGCTTTGTACAACTCCAGATTGGTCTTTCGATTTCCCAGGCGAATATACACTAAGAACATCGCAACATCGGGGAAAGTAACCTTTACCAAGAAGATTTCTTGTAAAGAAACTGGTGATGAGCTGGGTAAATAGAGCCACGATCATGGCACCGGTGCGAAATGGGAATTTTTGTGATTGCGTTTCCGTGTCGTAGAAAGGGTATTCGATGAGAGCTGGCACGCCCAATCCTCTTTCTCCGCctgaaacataattataaaatcttttcaaaatgaatattaaaataaaaaaatactttatGGGCTAATAATATACTTTACTttactttataatttacaaagaTTGTTTCTTTACAGAAACATTCTTCCCATCAAATTTGTAATGTAcgtttataagaattgttttATGATTATTCTATGATCTATTGTCTTAGCAATTAAACCTAAACCTTTGACTAAACCCGATagattcttttcatttttattttatactactAAAATGTTTCTGTCTAGTCACGGAATGGCAAATTAACATGCCAGATTTATCATGTCTTTTTTCCTGTGTTTtgtgtttttttaaataataaatatcctTTATGATTAAATTTGTATGATTGTTACCACAAAGACGTAAAACAACGGCCACGAAGTAACCCGCGAGACATCCATAAGTGTCGACCAGAGAGGGCCAATGGATAACGGTTAATAATTGCGGGAAGAGCACCACATAAACAAGATCAGAGCTCAAGTACCTTTAAAACAGAGGAGGCAACAGAATTAATTAGTTGGTCTGCTTAGTTGTCGACGGTGAGCGAGTCAACAAAGCAATTAATTCGAGCGTTTCTGTTACTACTCACGATAGATAATAAACGCTGTCCACCGTGAGCGCTATTAAAGTCGACAGTACTGTGATCATGACAACAGATATCCGGAGTATCCAATTCAGTTCCCTCTCGGTTGCCTGtaatggaataaaaataattagaacttttcttcttcttctatctcttttttttcttcttcgattCTTCCAGTAGAAAACAgtttaattttgaaagaaacaCAAGAAGCATTTAAATCTTCACATTTTGTAAAGTTAAAAAGTTGAAATCTGTTAGATTTTTCCTTCTTtgattctttttataaaaaatgctACAAATGTAAAAGAGATATGAAAAACAGGTAAATGTTCGCTTTTtacaaaacaaagaaatattttaaagaatcaTAAAAATCGTAGAATTATGAAATTCGCCAACAGAGATTTGTTGATATCTACCTTTGGCCTTAATGTGAGTCTGTAGACGTTCCTGGAGAACATGGAACTGCTGGCTAATATACTTGAATCTGCTGACGACATAACTGCTGCAGAAATGGCGCCCAAACCTGGAAATCAATCGTGAACAATGTGTTGTTTGATACGTTGTAGAAGATTTAGTTTAAtagattttgtaatttttctactataaaatagaattaaagCAGTAacattctctttctttttgttagaatttaattttctagcCTGGGGTAGATAAGATTTAACGTTGTAGTCAGATGATAAGAATTTGCAGAGTCTTCGAGCGCTCCTGTACAGTTCTTCAATTTTGTTCTTTACAGACACTCGACCTGTTTCGCGGTTTCTTAAGCGACTAATGTACAGGGTGTGCCTGGAACGGGGAGTGTGCTTATCTTGAGGGTAAAAGAGGGTCAAATGGTTGTAGGCACAGAAACGCTTTCTTCACGAGGTCTACAGAAAAATTATGAAAGAATGCTTGCTATTTATTAAATGACTATATTACTCAGGAAAAGGAACCTTTTCATTTTACGCGTATCTCACAATAttgatcattttttattttcgacaGAAAGTAGGCAAGAACAAAGAAATAACGCGATGAGCAAGTAAAGCTTTAGACTTGATTGTTGTTTATCAGATCGCTATTCTTTTCTTACTTCACTATTGTTCTTACAATTAATACTTTCAACTTCTTTTTAATGGATTGAACAGAAAGCGTACAATAGTTCACGAACATATATCGATGCCTATAACTGTTATAACACTTGATAGCAGTCTCTAATACTCGTTATTGAAGCGAAGTTATACGAGATATTAGGTCGCTACAGTGATACAACTCACCGACAAAGGAGACCCACTGCGGCGTTAGGTATCGAAGAACAATCGGTAACACATTCCCATCATGTGCTATTATACTCTTGTTAAATCCTTCTACGGATGACCAATCAGTGGCTCGTGCTACCACACCAATTAAAGCTGATGGAAACGCGAGGATCATGCAGCCAAACATCGATGCTATCGATAGAGCCGTTGCTATTGATGTGCTTCGCATACTTAGGATCCTTTGGAAATAGCCCTAAATAAATGTTCATTAAAATTGATTGGTACGATCATTAAATCGTTAGATCGATTCAGAAGTTagaatgattaaataaataaatacgacttgcacaataatataatagtacTAATAATCTTTCTCTAATGTTGTAAGGGATGTCTTTTAAACATCGTAAACTTCCATAAATATAACTAGATcaatgattaaaatttttcagatatttctaaacatatttttactattgattccttttcttccgatcataaacaattttaaatttacatgTTTGGTATACGCGAAGCTTTTCTCTCAAAAGATTTCATTAAAGCCGGAAGTGCTTTGCATATTGAGTACCACGGTATACGATATTAGAATTATCGATGAATATTCAATACCTGCCAAGGTATACCGCCAAATACCAACAACAGCATACAATCTACCCACTCGCCCAGGTCCTCGTTCTTAATTTCCCCCAGCCATTCGTGCGGTGCTAGGTTCTTCTCGAAAGAAACAGCAGGGTGAAGAGCGGAAAATGGAGCAGACACTCCCAAGCCGATTACAATGCACGCTAACTGCAATACATCGGTGCATGCGACGGAATACAGTCCGCCGAATACGGTATACCTGCAATTCGCATGGCATCGATATGTTTACCTTCGAATTTCAACCAACTCGACTTCTCAGACTATGCTACTTCAAACGGGGCAACGAATGCTTATTATCGCTGAAAAGTATCgggatatttatttatttttggcAAGATGTATTccaattacaaaattacgGATAAATTATTTCCTTAGATTGTTTATCACGTTCTGAATTCTAGAgactaaaatataaaactgtgataaattattcaagcaaaatataaaaataatgaaaaagggGATATTTGTTAATCTATAAATCATGTAAagaattttatgtaattatattattctattaacAAGTCGTGATTACAAGAAGTGATATCCAAAAATGAAACGACTTTCAACGGCGATATTATATTCAAAAGGTGGTGGCTTAATGACATCccataatatttcttttctgGGTGAGATATTTGGAATATACTATATTTACTTCTTTTTTACTCACACGGCTGCCAAGAGCGCAGAGGCGACAATGCTGATCTCCGGATCTACGCCAGCCACTACAGCCAACGAGCTTCCCAATGCTCTCAGCACCGCAGCACACCAGAACAAATCACCACACAGAGCAGGAAGGAACAACAGTCCTCCGACCCCGGCGCCATATCTCTCTTGAAAAGGATCCAGCATAGTCACATGCTCCGCTTTCCTCATTGGTCGTACAAATAACACCGCACCTGTCACGTTTCTTCGTCATGTTAATAATCCTCGATTCTGAGATTAACCCTTTAACTGCCTTGGTTTCAAAATCGAAATGTCCGATTAAAATTTCCTCAAATTGCTGGAAACTCCAAAAGCAATCTCTCCAATCAAGAAACTTTCAAATTCCAAAATCAAGATATTCAATCAAAAGGCTCTAAAATTGTGGAAAACTTCAAAATCCGGGCatccaataaaaaaaaaacactcatatttttgaaatattcaggACCAAAATACCTAATCAAAAAACTCTCAAatcgttgaaaatttcaaaatcaaattgaGCCAGTTGTTCGAGGATTGAAGATGTCTAAAAAATCACAAACTCCGGATGAAGTGTAGcacgatattaaattaaagaacAGTGGCTACAAGAAGTATTTACACatattcttattttcatgGTATCAAAACTTTGTAATCATATAAAGTGCATGCtaaataatacgaaatttaatacacTTGAacctaattaattagtatataAATACTATAATAGATACTATCGtgtgcaaatatttttatatagaactgattaaaattaaattttaatcagAACACTGATAGAACTGATTAAAATTAGTTTTTTGTGAAAGAGATGGAAGTGAATGGCTAAAAGATGGGTTTAATGGATTCGCACTTTTAATTAGGTAGCAGAGGCATCGGTTAAGTGAAACGCAAACCTCGTTGCGAATGTATAGCTTCGATTAATTGAAGTTCAATCAAATTCGGGATCTGTGGTCATGGGATGAGTAGCAGGGTGTGGGAAAACATCGTTAGCAAAAAGGGATATCCATTACTCTGGAGTACCAGCAAAAAATTGGTGATAAAGTGGCTAGCGCATCCGTCGACGTGCAAATAAATTGGGCTTATGTGAGCCGGTCTGATTGGACTTGCGATTGCTCGTCAGGATCatcgaaaaaatatttgctaGAGAATTTCCTGTACGCATTTTCcgtgaatgaaaaatttctgtctaattacacgtatattttaatatctgatattaaaatatttttaataattcttattCACGgtctttctattatttttccgttttgataaattttttgatCATACTTGTTCAAATTATGTTCAAcgatttatttcaaattatttcaaatatttcctaGCAAATAAGGAATTTGCAACTCGAAGGTTGCTGTAATGGCTTTAAGGGAATATTATCAATCCGTctttgaatatattatgtgtattgtacgaaacattttaaaattccatCAACAGCGTAATGAGATTCGATTATAAAGGTCgatataaaagttttctaGTGGTCAGTGTCCAAATACTTTCGTAAGCCACTGTATATCAAAAAAGTTCTACTAATACTTAATAATCGTTAAAATACAATCTACCTCAAACTAAAAAGATCTTGCTTCAAATCATGAAACTATACTCATTGAAACTATATTCACCCCTTCTACCATACTCCTTATCAACACTATCCTCTTAAAGCACACCTCAAACGTCCAACCGAATCGACAATAATGACTCCCTCACATTGAATACAATATAAACTTCACGGAATCGTAGTCATTCTCAGCCGAAATTGTtcgaaaaaagatataaaaataaataaaagataaaaaataaaataaaaggaagaaCTTTGAGTAAATTGAAGGAGAGAAGAGGCGATAAATATATCAAGTGCCTCGACCTTGACAATTTCATCACCTTCCCATCGATCTACTTCCACCCCCTTTATTATGATGCTCCCTTCGATGCGTGGCAGTTAAATGGTTAAGGTTACACCTAGTGTTGGGACTGATACTGCGTCGGTACCTATCGATACtagtttataaatttcaatccTATAGACATCGTATGAAGATTATAGAAGGAAAATGCAATAAGTGTACATTTTCTGtcttttataaaaaagaaattctgaAGTCCAATATGTTATCAATTAATTCCTTCCAAAAAAGTTAAGAAGAACTTTCAAAGAAGTGAGAAAGATAACCATGgatctaataataatatatctaGGTAAtaaagttgtggaataaacaAAAAGAGTAGAATTGATCAGTTTGACTTGTGGAAGACTCGTGTACCGTGTCAGTCTCATCACTGGTTACATTTAGTTAGAACTCTTTCACTTGGCGATGCGTGTATCCTGAATGAGATACTATTAGGATATCTGAGTGACGATCGTTTATTTCTTAGTTAGGAAACGGAAGGAATCTAGCAAATTGACGCAAGAGAGAATGGAGCAAATTGAACGATACTGCAGTTTCTAAATTTATCACCATACGAAAAGATTCACCTATAGCTCGAAagttctaaaaaaaaaaagcggtTAATCGACTAAAGATACCGATGATCGGTATCACAATATCGTATCTAACGAGAACTTCCGTAGACGATAATGTACTATCCGTATCCATCATACATGTATCGTTGTGTAAAAGAGCTCTTAGTCAGTGTACAACATGCGTGTGTATCACCGGCAGAAAATGTCCAGAGATTGGCGTACCGAACAGTAGACTGAGGCTGTAACCGAAGGGCACTTGACACCAGGCCAATCCTCTGGTAAACATCAATTCAGCGGTCCCGTTCACGTAGGCGCCGCCAACCCACGTGGCTGTGgaaaaaaaagcaaagaaCGCGGTTTCTCTCGATTAGTTGGCTTCGATTAAGCGGGAAATCGCTCTTTCGAGGGAAAATGTTAGGGGGTGAGTCCGGTGATCTGTGAAAGCTCGGCAAATAGATCACTAGAGGCTTCCTTGTATTATACTAGGCGGAAGTGACATTTCTTTTGCTATTGATGAAATTAGTGAAGGTTACGAGTGGATGTTggaatatatgtacatatacagttTGAACATTGTTTCTTCAGTGAAAATGCCTATATACTGTATAAGGATTTGTGTAAGTATATGGTATGTGTTTATTACTATCTGTgttatttatgtaaatatttgtttgtCGGGATCGAAAGCTCGATATTGCGGCTATTTTCTCAATCAGGTCAAACTAATCTTATTCTGCGTtacgtaattattatataagaatcgttttaatataacattaagGGAAAAGGTAGTTGACTCCCTCatttatcaatatttattacatgtgAAGAAATGTAGGTTATTTCATAATTCGCAAACTAAGATGTATCTATTAGTTCACAAGAGATAGTACAATAAACaggatatttaatttaatttgctgattgaattaaatttataaatcacACAATGTGTACatttaaaatttccataagCAAAAGGtagttaattttttatttactgcATTCGAACAGCTACAAGGTATTTCATAACGCGCGAACAAAAATATATCCACTAATTCACAACGTCTAGGACAACGAACTTGATATTTGCTTTAATTTAgtaattgaattaaatttgaaatttcgacGTGTAAATTTCAATTCCTATAAAATCGAAACCATTCTATCGGATATCAAACAACTCAATCTTTATCAATTCAACCATAAAGCATACATAAAGCTGTTCCCGGtgtaaaatgaattttacCCGACCCAAATCCTAGTGTAGCTGACCGAACGTCGCTAGAACAATCGGAACGACCGACCGCAGAAATGCGTGCAAATCCCCTCCACCGTTGCTCTTACCATTCTCTCGTTGAGTCAAGAGAGGGAGGGGGTTGGCAGCACGAAGAGAAAGAACATAATACGGACAGTTATAGCCGAGCGGAGCATTTTCCGTGGCATATTTTCCCGCATAGCGTTCATTAAGCTAATGGAGGGATGCAAAAATGATTTCTACCGCGGATATAGAGTATGGTtgaatatgtatgtataaatgaAACGCGGGTTCTCGTAACGTTAGAACGGATTCAACGCAATCTGATAATACAGGTGGGGGTAACTTAACGAGAAATGGGGGGCGCTTGTAGAGACGGTGATGGGGAGTACATGTACAGAGAATGGAATAAAAACGCGTGAACAAGAGAAAATAAACTGGAGGAACAAAAAAGGGAACTAGGAATAAACGAGAAATGCGATTGACGCGATGACAAAAGCCGGGATTTCCCGATGTTCTACACTGCTCGATAAAACATCGCGTGTACGCGTTCAAATGATAGAAGGTAAGGATGGACGATTTCTTCCGGAAGTCGAAAACGATCCTTGAGGCTGTGATTGTTCATATTTCGCGATTAATTGTATGATCTTTGGTTCAATACGTTTAGCAGCCCGCAAAAGAAATTCGTGTTATTGccatatacaatgtatatagtataacatgtatataatataataatcatatatattatattattatacagggtggttggtaactggtggtacaggcggaaagagggtgattctacgcgaaaaaagaagtcgaaaatatagaataaaaattttttttttttttaatttttccatcgagacaacgatctacagtgagatccgttataacgagacgtgataaagtgcacgtgtaccgagcgaaaattcaaagtcgattttctcgaaaacaaaacctcgaacgaaaaatttttattctatattttcgacttcttttttcgcgtagaatcaccccctttccgcttgtaccaccagttaccaaccaccctgtatatatttattttcatgattaattgtttaaatattttcgtgaGCCACTGTATGCATAATGTATGTTATATAGACATAGAATGGTTTGATATCATTctgtttatattattttggaAATTAAGTTGGATAAATGCGAGTTTCATTGCGAGTTTCAATA encodes:
- the LOC126871339 gene encoding high-affinity choline transporter 1-like isoform X2 produces the protein MGVYVIGLIGVIVFYVLVLGVGIWAGTVKKKKSRHGQDAMILADRGLGPILGIFTLIATWVGGAYVNGTAELMFTRGLAWCQVPFGYSLSLLFGAVLFVRPMRKAEHVTMLDPFQERYGAGVGGLLFLPALCGDLFWCAAVLRALGSSLAVVAGVDPEISIVASALLAAVYTVFGGLYSVACTDVLQLACIVIGLGVSAPFSALHPAVSFEKNLAPHEWLGEIKNEDLGEWVDCMLLLVFGGIPWQGYFQRILSMRSTSIATALSIASMFGCMILAFPSALIGVVARATDWSSVEGFNKSIIAHDGNVLPIVLRYLTPQWVSFVGLGAISAAVMSSADSSILASSSMFSRNVYRLTLRPKATERELNWILRISVVMITVLSTLIALTVDSVYYLSYLSSDLVYVVLFPQLLTVIHWPSLVDTYGCLAGYFVAVVLRLCGGERGLGVPALIEYPFYDTETQSQKFPFRTGAMIVALFTQLITSFFTRNLLGKGYFPRCCDVLSVYSPGKSKDQSGVVQSSSGAALMDTSSVNKSTSGMDSCDGIGPGSYDDDRTTSNSVEDMTDRGDSGTIAADSYDKDTTKVNSVGSAVQKANQSLQHLQTLRNTIHTSSISGRHTPTPNQYAPIQSNEVSRGQILGVRNLRGSMGQMLLPTDRPTIPPNNNASIVNVPTNPTVATPMTPGPHYTKPNDGSLLNDKARENERISIVDRGNTEFSVPDNMLTTINVKKNVKGVKLVGMEGGTLRRPSLQFTCSCSRPYPLDAREERFLSFAKTFLIFLRFLFGHFFTDTVGGACPHLG
- the LOC126871339 gene encoding high-affinity choline transporter 1-like isoform X1, producing MGVYVIGLIGVIVFYVLVLGVGIWAGTVKKKKSRHGQDAMILADRGLGPILGIFTLIATWVGGAYVNGTAELMFTRGLAWCQVPFGYSLSLLFGAVLFVRPMRKAEHVTMLDPFQERYGAGVGGLLFLPALCGDLFWCAAVLRALGSSLAVVAGVDPEISIVASALLAAVYTVFGGLYSVACTDVLQLACIVIGLGVSAPFSALHPAVSFEKNLAPHEWLGEIKNEDLGEWVDCMLLLVFGGIPWQGYFQRILSMRSTSIATALSIASMFGCMILAFPSALIGVVARATDWSSVEGFNKSIIAHDGNVLPIVLRYLTPQWVSFVGLGAISAAVMSSADSSILASSSMFSRNVYRLTLRPKATERELNWILRISVVMITVLSTLIALTVDSVYYLSYLSSDLVYVVLFPQLLTVIHWPSLVDTYGCLAGYFVAVVLRLCGGERGLGVPALIEYPFYDTETQSQKFPFRTGAMIVALFTQLITSFFTRNLLGKGYFPRCCDVLSVYSPGKSKDQSGVVQSSSGAALMDTSSVNKSTSGMDSCDGIGPGSYDDDRTTSNSVEDMTDRGDSGTIAADSYDKDTTKVNSVGSAVQKANQSLQHLQTLRNTIHTSSISGRHTPTPNQYAPIQSNEVSRGQILGVRNLRGSMGQMLLPTDRPTIPPNNNASIVNVPTNPTVATPMTPGPHYTKPNDGSLLNDKARENERISIVDRGNTEFSVPDNMLTTINVKKNVKGVKLVGMEGGTLRRPSLQGTFSPTPSVELVHILDRRQSSSSYGPGSLSPVPMGVEACKTHGTALEGQGGNEHCRIKRGIVRHHSFNDTGDRALTTLARQPTYPSMPLRPEDCRMTLAKKDRRTSTIARHGSVTTEKELSGCTTGLVVCSPTYNMYSSAVKNSNYFVTDDEAVSRF